One Rhipicephalus microplus isolate Deutch F79 chromosome 4, USDA_Rmic, whole genome shotgun sequence genomic window carries:
- the LOC119171961 gene encoding aldo-keto reductase family 1 member B1 has translation MAKCPIVTLADGNKIPALGLGTWKSAPSQVYEAVLEAIRVGYRHIDCALVYLNEPEVGRAIGHAIKEGLITREELFITTKCWNSFHSKQKVLECCNRSLRALGLDYIDLYLVHWPQAYKEGGDLFPKDENGHIQLADIDYLETWEGMEECKRKGLVRSIGVSNFNSEQITRLVKSCEIKPVMNQIECHPYLTQKKLIALCEDFQIKTTAYSPLGSPDRPWAPKGEKTLMEDDTVKTIAKKHGVTPAQVLIRYPIERGLISIPKSTNKARIAENFKVLNFSLDPADVEILNGLDKNFRVCVLDADVNSKYYPFNIPY, from the exons ATGGCGAAGTGCCCCATCGTTACGTTGGCGGACGGCAATAAGATTCCGGCGCTCGGCCTTGGAACCTGGAAG TCAGCTCCATCGCAAGTGTATGAGgccgtgctggaggctatccgcgTCGGCTACCGGCACATTGACTGTGCGCTCGTCTACCTCAATGAGCCAGAAGTGGGACGGGCCATTGGGCACGCTATCAAGGAAGGCCTCATCACCAGAGAAGAGCTCTTTATCACCACCAAG TGCTGGAACTCGTTTCACAGTAAACAAAAAGTTCTCGAGTGCTGCAACAGAAGCCTACGAGCGCTGGGACTCGATTACATCGACCTTTACTTGGTTCATTGGCCTCAAGCATACAAG GAGGGTGGTGACCTCTTCCCGAAGGACGAAAATGGTCACATCCAGCTGGCCGACATCGATTACCTAGAGACCTGGGAG GGCATGGAAGAATGCAAAAGGAAAGGTCTTGTGCGGTCCATAGGCGTCTCCAACTTCAACTCGGAGCAAATAACTCGACTAGTTAAGTCGTGTGAGATAAAACCAGTGATGAACCAG ATCGAGTGCCATCCTTACCTGACGCAGAAGAAACTCATCGCCCTGTGCGAAGACTTTCAGATCAAAACTACCGCATACAGCCCATTGGGCTCACCTGACCGGCCGTG GGCACCAAAGGGAGAGAAAACGTTGATGGAAGACGACACGGTCAAGACGATCGCTAAGAAGCACGGAGTCACGCCCGCTCAG GTGCTTATCCGCTACCCGATTGAACGGGGGCTAATCAGCATCCCAAAGAGTACAAACAAAGCAAGAATAGCAGAAAACTTTAAG GTGCTAAACTTTTCGCTTGACCCTGCTGACGTCGAAATATTGAACGGTCTCGACAAGAACTTCAGGGTGTGCGTGCTAGACGC AGATGTTAACAGCAAGTACTACCCTTTCAACATCCCATACTAG